The following are encoded together in the bacterium genome:
- the glnA gene encoding type I glutamate--ammonia ligase, whose protein sequence is MSAKDAIKFAKDNKATCVDLKFMDFLGTWQHFTLPMSEFNEGLFEEGSGFDGSSIRGWQPINASDMLIVADPATAVMDPFTAAPTLSLIGNVVDPITKEEYSRDPRHIAKKAEQHLKATGAGDIAYFGPEPEFFILEDIRFDQNSHSGYYFLNSDEGIWNTGREEGPNLGYKPRHKEGYFPVPPTDSQQDIRQEMVMYMEKVGIVVEKQHHEVATAGQAEIDMRFAPLLKMADNLQWFKYVVKNVARKWGKTATFMPKPIFGDNGSGMHVHQSIWKGEKPLFAGSGYAGMSELAMHYIAGILKHAPALAAFTNPTANSYRRLVPGFEAPVNLAYSSRNRSAAVRIPMYSPSPKAKRIEVRFPDPTANGYLAFAAMLMAGLDGIENRLAAGDPLDKDIYSLTPEELKDVAGMPASLEQALANLKKDHAFLLKGDVFTEDVIETWIEYKMENEVSALRLRPHPYEFFLYYDA, encoded by the coding sequence ATGTCCGCAAAGGACGCGATCAAGTTCGCCAAGGACAACAAGGCGACGTGCGTCGACCTGAAGTTCATGGATTTCCTTGGCACGTGGCAGCACTTCACGCTGCCGATGAGCGAGTTCAACGAGGGCCTGTTCGAAGAGGGCAGCGGCTTCGACGGATCCTCCATCCGCGGCTGGCAGCCGATCAACGCGTCGGACATGCTCATCGTGGCGGATCCCGCGACGGCGGTGATGGATCCCTTCACCGCGGCGCCGACGCTGAGCCTCATCGGCAACGTCGTCGATCCGATCACCAAGGAGGAGTACTCCCGCGATCCGCGCCACATCGCCAAGAAGGCGGAACAGCACCTGAAGGCGACCGGCGCTGGCGACATCGCCTACTTCGGCCCGGAGCCGGAGTTCTTCATCCTCGAGGACATCCGCTTCGACCAGAACTCGCACAGCGGCTACTACTTCCTGAACTCCGACGAGGGCATCTGGAACACCGGCCGCGAGGAAGGGCCGAACCTCGGCTACAAGCCGCGCCACAAGGAAGGCTACTTCCCGGTGCCGCCCACCGACTCCCAGCAGGACATTCGCCAGGAAATGGTGATGTACATGGAGAAGGTCGGCATCGTGGTCGAGAAGCAGCACCACGAGGTCGCCACCGCCGGCCAGGCGGAGATCGACATGCGCTTCGCGCCGCTGCTGAAGATGGCCGACAACCTGCAGTGGTTCAAGTACGTGGTGAAGAACGTCGCCCGCAAGTGGGGCAAGACGGCGACCTTCATGCCGAAGCCGATCTTCGGCGACAACGGCAGCGGCATGCACGTCCACCAGTCGATCTGGAAGGGCGAGAAGCCGCTCTTCGCCGGCAGCGGCTACGCCGGGATGAGCGAGCTGGCGATGCACTACATCGCCGGCATCCTCAAGCACGCGCCGGCGCTGGCGGCGTTCACCAACCCGACCGCCAACAGCTACCGCCGCCTGGTGCCGGGCTTCGAGGCGCCGGTGAACCTGGCGTACTCGAGCCGCAACCGCTCCGCCGCCGTCCGCATTCCGATGTACTCGCCGAGCCCGAAGGCGAAGCGCATCGAGGTGCGCTTCCCCGACCCGACCGCCAACGGCTACCTGGCCTTCGCCGCCATGCTGATGGCCGGGCTCGACGGCATCGAGAACCGCCTGGCGGCCGGCGATCCGCTCGACAAGGACATCTACTCGCTGACGCCGGAGGAGCTGAAGGACGTTGCCGGCATGCCGGCCTCGCTCGAGCAGGCGCTCGCCAACCTGAAGAAGGACCACGCCTTCCTGCTCAAGGGGGACGTCTTCACCGAGGACGTCATCGAGACCTGGATCGAGTACAAGATGGAGAACGAGGTCAGCGCGCTGCGCCTGCGGCCGCATCCGTACGAGTTCTTCCTGTACTACGACGCGTGA
- a CDS encoding P-II family nitrogen regulator — protein sequence MKKVEAIIKPFKLDEVKESLSAIGVQGLTVSEIKGFGRQKGHTELYRGAEYVVDFLPKVKLEIIAADEKVAEVVAAIEKAAKTGRIGDGKIFVLPIEEVIRIRTGERGPDAI from the coding sequence ATGAAAAAGGTTGAAGCGATCATCAAGCCCTTCAAGCTCGACGAGGTGAAGGAGAGCCTGAGCGCGATCGGCGTGCAGGGCCTCACCGTCAGCGAGATCAAGGGGTTCGGCCGTCAGAAGGGCCACACCGAGCTCTATCGCGGCGCCGAGTACGTCGTCGACTTCCTGCCCAAGGTGAAGCTCGAGATCATCGCCGCCGACGAGAAGGTGGCGGAGGTGGTCGCCGCCATCGAGAAGGCGGCGAAGACCGGTCGCATCGGCGACGGCAAGATCTTCGTGCTGCCGATCGAAGAAGTCATCCGCATTCGCACCGGCGAACGCGGCCCCGACGCCATCTAG
- a CDS encoding ammonium transporter, whose product MDTGDTAWMLASAALVLFMTPGLALFYGGMTRQKNMLGTIMHSYFIIGLVSIHWAVIGYTLAFGTDIGGLIGGFDYLFLNGVGQGPSPFAKTIPDILFVMYQGMFAVITPALISGAFAERMRFGPFVVFTLLWATLVYAPIAHWVWGGGWMGAGRLGALDFAGGTVVHISSGVAALASALVLGRRLGWPREPVLPHNLPFTVLGAGILWFGWFGFNAGSALASSGLAASAFGATHLAAAAATLSWALAEYLERGKASVLGAASGSVAGLVAITPAAGFVGPMAAVLIGAVAGGLCYFAVSLKFKFGYDDSLDVVGVHGAGGTWGALATGLFASAAVNSGGADGLFFGNAAQFGIQAVSVVATIVYSFAVSFVLLKVVDATMGLRTSEEEEVMGLDLSQHGERAYSL is encoded by the coding sequence TTGGATACCGGCGACACGGCATGGATGCTGGCCTCGGCCGCTCTGGTGCTCTTCATGACGCCGGGACTGGCGCTCTTCTACGGCGGCATGACGCGGCAGAAGAACATGCTCGGCACGATCATGCACAGCTACTTCATCATCGGCCTGGTGAGCATTCACTGGGCCGTCATCGGCTACACGCTGGCCTTCGGCACCGACATCGGCGGCCTCATCGGCGGCTTCGATTATCTGTTCCTCAACGGCGTCGGCCAGGGGCCGAGCCCGTTCGCCAAGACGATTCCCGACATCCTCTTCGTCATGTACCAGGGGATGTTCGCGGTGATCACGCCGGCGCTGATCAGCGGCGCGTTCGCCGAGCGGATGCGGTTCGGACCGTTCGTCGTCTTCACCCTGCTGTGGGCGACGCTGGTCTACGCGCCGATCGCGCACTGGGTGTGGGGTGGCGGGTGGATGGGAGCCGGCCGCCTCGGGGCGCTCGACTTCGCCGGCGGCACGGTGGTGCACATCAGCTCCGGCGTGGCGGCGCTGGCGTCGGCGCTGGTGCTCGGGCGCCGGCTCGGTTGGCCGCGCGAGCCCGTGCTGCCGCACAACCTGCCCTTCACCGTGCTGGGCGCCGGCATCCTGTGGTTCGGCTGGTTCGGCTTCAATGCCGGCAGCGCGCTCGCCTCGAGCGGGCTCGCGGCATCGGCGTTCGGGGCGACGCATCTCGCGGCCGCGGCGGCGACGCTCTCCTGGGCGCTGGCCGAGTATCTCGAGCGCGGCAAGGCGAGCGTGCTCGGCGCCGCCTCGGGGTCGGTCGCCGGCCTGGTGGCGATCACGCCCGCGGCGGGCTTCGTCGGACCGATGGCGGCGGTGCTCATCGGCGCCGTCGCCGGCGGGCTCTGCTACTTCGCCGTCAGTCTCAAGTTCAAGTTCGGGTACGACGATTCGCTCGACGTCGTCGGCGTGCACGGCGCCGGCGGCACCTGGGGCGCGCTCGCGACCGGTCTCTTCGCCAGCGCAGCGGTGAACTCCGGCGGCGCGGATGGGCTCTTCTTCGGCAATGCGGCGCAGTTCGGCATTCAGGCGGTCTCGGTCGTCGCCACCATCGTCTATTCGTTCGCCGTCTCGTTCGTCCTCCTCAAGGTGGTGGATGCGACGATGGGTCTGCGCACCAGCGAGGAGGAGGAGGTGATGGGACTGGATCTGTCGCAGCACGGCGAGCGCGCGTACAGCCTGTGA